One genomic segment of Brassica napus cultivar Da-Ae chromosome A3, Da-Ae, whole genome shotgun sequence includes these proteins:
- the LOC106356242 gene encoding adenylate isopentenyltransferase 7, mitochondrial: MDVSEDLASDYPQRLYLEGASIFENKSINTNSHFSEIPRLRQAIGIDVWDNLKTYPVGLIAKLAESKLVWSGKTVHYLLCRQLRVYKKEIWSLVVDQPLRFSLIELGEITGLNTNPLPEESFEPDQENYKTLWELLKVPLGYGPKFDELIEALTECPFWSADQRKWYGLLFLQAIGLYGLHHNCRIPFESAKRVFDDDALMTYPWGRTAYEFLVDSIKFLHPQGGSYTLSGFKDVLLVWAYESVTVFGELYGRKVNPDEIPLLRWGGSRTRASGDFTNKVTPQECRGVPHHLLGVFDSEAGNLTATDFCRLASQEISTLSANNKLPIVAGGSNSYIEALANHSSGFLLNKYQCCFIWVDVSLPVLNSFVSKRVDRMMEAGLLEEVRELHDPKADYSVGIRRAIGVPELHEYLCYESLVDRGTQRKMLDAAVKKIKENTEILACRQLLKIQRLSKKWKLSMHRVDATEVFLKRTEEEADEAWENLVARQTKRIVDKFCDNQVMKNDDVEHCLTSIGAASYGGGSGSRAHNMV, encoded by the coding sequence ATGGATGTTTCCGAAGATCTAGCAAGTGATTACCCTCAAAGACTTTACCTTGAAGGGGCTtctatttttgaaaacaaaagcattAATACGAATAGCCATTTTTCTGAGATCCCTCGACTTAGACAAGCAATTGGAATAGATGTGTGGGATAATCTGAAGACGTATCCTGTTGGATTGATTGCTAAACTGGCTGAGAGCAAATTGGTGTGGTCTGGTAAGACCGTACATTATCTACTTTGTAGACAGCTGCGAGTCTATAAGAAGGAGATTTGGTCTCTCGTTGTTGATCAACCTCTCAGGTTTAGCTTAATAGAACTTGGTGAGATCACGGGTTTAAACACAAATCCACTGCCAGAAGAAAGTTTTGAACCTGATCAAGAGAATTACAAAACGTTGTGGGAGTTGTTGAAAGTGCCGCTTGGGTACGGACCCAAGTTTGATGAACTTATAGAAGCTTTAACGGAGTGTCCATTCTGGAGTGCTGATCAGCGGAAATGGTATGGGCTGTTGTTTCTTCAAGCCATTGGACTTTATGGCTTGCATCATAATTGTAGAATACCCTTTGAAAGTGCAAAAAGAGTATTCGATGATGACGCCCTGATGACTTATCCTTGGGGTCGGACTGCCTATGAATTTCTTGTTGATTCTATCAAGTTTTTGCATCCACAAGGAGGGTCGTACACCCTTAGCGGCTTCAAGGACGTGTTATTGGTTTGGGCGTATGAATCTGTCACAGTGTTCGGAGAGCTTTATGGTAGAAAAGTGAATCCAGACGAAATTCCGCTTTTGCGATGGGGTGGAAGTCGTACTCGTGCAAGTGGTGATTTTACAAATAAAGTAACACCTCAAGAATGCCGAGGCGTGCCTCACCACTTGCTCGGAGTGTTTGACTCCGAAGCTGGCAACCTAACGGCCACCGACTTCTGCCGCCTTGCGTCACAAGAAATCTCAACACTCTCGGCTAACAACAAGCTTCCTATCGTAGCCGGTGGATCAAACTCATACATCGAAGCACTTGCGAATCATTCGTCTGGATTCTTGTTAAACAAGTACCAATGCTGTTTTATTTGGGTCGACGTTTCCTTACCGGTTCTTAACTCATTCGTCTCAAAACGTGTCGATCGTATGATGGAAGCAGGATTACTCGAGGAAGTAAGAGAATTACACGATCCGAAAGCTGATTATTCTGTCGGGATACGACGAGCTATCGGTGTCCCCGAGCTTCACGAGTACTTATGCTACGAATCTCTAGTGGACCGTGGTACACAGAGAAAGATGCTTGACGCAGCGGTTAAAAAGATTAAGGAGAACACAGAGATTCTAGCTTGTCGACAGTTACTTAAGATTCAACGTCTGAGCAAGAAGTGGAAGTTGTCTATGCACCGCGTGGACGCAACAGAAGTGTTCTTGAAACGTACCGAGGAAGAAGCAGACGAGGCTTGGGAGAATCTAGTAGCGAGACAGACCAAGAGAATAGTTGATAAGTTCTGTGATAACCAAGTGATGAAAAATGATGATGTTGAGCACTGTTTGACCTCCATTGGAGCGGCGTCTTACGGCGGAGGAAGTGGAAGTAGGGCTCACAATATGGTATGA
- the LOC125607271 gene encoding uncharacterized protein At4g04775-like, translating into MSSSSFTSGYYYRRRRNTERRTPKECWCGAPSDIFTSGSETNPGRLYYCFAKGYHKSHLFKWADECLVEEVEDIKAVINGMNRDISELRVNVARLANGVKTESERKGGECLSKSRCLRNVVVCVAVMAILCYYYFSV; encoded by the exons ATGTCTTCCTCATCCTTCACCTCAGGATATTATTACAGACGACGTAGGAATACGGAAAGAAGAACGCCAAAAGAGTGTTGGTGTGGTGCACCATCTGACATTTTTACATCTGGAAGCGAAACAAATCCAGGAAGATTGTACTATTGCTTTGCAAAAGGATATCATAAG AGTCATTTATTCAAATGGGCGGATGAGTGCTTAGTGGAAGAGGTTGAAGATATTAAGGCAGTGATAAATGGCATGAATAGAGACATCTCGGAGTTGCGAGTTAACGTTGCTCGGTTGGCGAATGGAGTAAAGACAGAATCTGAGAGAAAAGGAGGCGAATGTTTGAGTAAGAGTCGGTGTTTGAGGAATGTGGTTGTTTGTGTGGCTGTAATGGCGATACTTTGCTACTACTACTTCTCTGTTTAG
- the LOC125591799 gene encoding probable transcription factor At1g61730, with product MTKKKLTPLEDPPTASSTDDDQVEALSGDDEKEQISDDSSSDHLMNPVAIPSAKRSKSEKPIAVTKPKAVKKRPIETTSVSAKRARIAEEAKKPSSFQRLWSEEDEVSLLQGMIDFKADSGKSPYEDMDRFYELASKSISFEASKIQFVDKIRSLKRKYMGKAKHGAESLTKAHDIDCLKLATCIWGLALESNSSAKKLGKEEEEEVVAPESANGDKVEEDREVLVSGGEKDKEVLINGGGASKSHGVRADDWFEDSFLVGSIAGLGVSEQFVKQKWSMVTVETKKRMEEKWKLLQAKEMELVLHKTDFMREIGSVIAEAS from the coding sequence atgacgaagaagaagctcacCCCTTTGGAAGATCCACCGACGGCATCTTCAACCGACGACGATCAAGTCGAGGCCTTGTCCGGAGACGATGAAAAAGAACAGATCTCCGACGATTCTTCCTCTGACCATCTCATGAATCCAGTCGCCATCCCGTCCGCGAAGAGATCCAAATCTGAGAAGCCGATCGCCGTCACCAAACCCAAGGCGGTGAAGAAGCGGCCGATCGAAACGACCTCCGTCAGTGCAAAACGGGCCAGAATTGCAGAGGAGGCGAAGAAACCGTCGTCGTTTCAGAGGCTGTGGAGCGAGGAAGATGAGGTCTCTTTGCTTCAAGGTATGATCGATTTCAAAGCTGATTCGGGGAAGAGTCCGTACGAGGACATGGATAGGTTTTACGAACTCGCCAGCAAGTCGATTAGCTTCGAGGCTAGTAAGATCCAGTTCGTGGATAAGATTAGGTCTTTGAAGAGGAAGTATATGGGGAAAGCCAAGCACGGTGCTGAGTCCTTGACTAAAGCTCATGATATTGACTGTTTGAAATTGGCCACGTGTATTTGGGGATTGGCTCTCGAATCTAATTCGAGTGCGAAGAAGCttggtaaagaagaagaagaagaagttgtggctCCTGAATCTGCTAATGGTGACAAAGTAGAAGAAGATAGGGAGGTCTTGGTTAGTGGTGGCGAAAAGGATAAGGAAGTGTTGATTAATGGAGGAGGAGCTTCCAAGTCTCATGGTGTGAGAGCAGATGACTGGTTTGAAGACTCGTTTCTTGTAGGATCTATTGCAGGTTTAGGTGTGAGTGAACAGTTTGTGAAACAGAAATGGAGCATGGTGACAGTGGAGACGAAGAAGAGGATGGAAGAGAAGTGGAAGTTGTTGCAGGCCAAAGAAATGGAACTGGTGCTGCACAAGACTGACTTTATGCGTGAGATAGGCTCTGTCATTGCTGAAGCAtcttaa